Proteins from a genomic interval of Pseudomonas sp. RC10:
- the flgJ gene encoding flagellar assembly peptidoglycan hydrolase FlgJ — translation MSIPTGGTSNVDSGAYTDLNRLTAMKHGDRDSEANLKKVAQEFESLFVSQMLKAMRSANEVLAKDNPMNTAATRQYQDMYDQQLAVSMSREGGGIGLQDVLMRQLSKIKSGTVPPAGTDATAAKTDAAPAQTGLATHIAQRPLWATRSVAKADTSADGTPHNDVAALNSRRLALPSKLSDRILAGIVPNTAGTQDAAASATTLKNRIAVSNAVAAAKKAGSNGDWTIGPEYTAQSDAYVRSRVQTPLAPAKAAFANADDFVNTMLPLAKDAAARIGVDPTVLVAQAALETGWGKSIMRQSDGSSSHNLFGIKAQSGWQGPEARAITSEFRDGKMVKETADFRSYDSYADSFHDLVSFLQNNNRYQATLKSADNPEQFVKELQKAGYATDPGYASKISQIAKQMKSYQNYAAASGSSTTL, via the coding sequence ATGAGTATTCCCACCGGCGGTACGAGCAATGTCGATTCCGGGGCGTACACCGACCTCAATCGTCTGACCGCCATGAAGCACGGCGACCGTGACAGCGAAGCGAACCTCAAGAAGGTGGCGCAGGAGTTCGAGTCGCTGTTCGTCAGCCAGATGCTCAAAGCCATGCGTTCGGCCAACGAAGTGTTGGCCAAGGACAACCCGATGAACACCGCGGCGACGCGGCAGTACCAGGACATGTACGACCAGCAGTTGGCCGTGAGCATGTCTCGGGAGGGCGGCGGTATCGGTCTGCAAGACGTGCTGATGCGTCAGCTGTCGAAAATCAAGTCCGGCACCGTGCCGCCTGCAGGCACCGACGCGACCGCCGCCAAGACAGACGCGGCGCCTGCGCAGACCGGCCTGGCGACCCACATTGCCCAGCGCCCGCTGTGGGCGACTCGCTCGGTGGCCAAGGCAGACACGTCTGCCGATGGCACGCCGCACAATGACGTGGCCGCGCTGAATTCTCGTCGTCTGGCCTTGCCGAGCAAACTGTCCGATCGGATTCTGGCGGGCATCGTCCCGAACACCGCCGGGACCCAGGATGCCGCCGCCAGCGCGACCACCCTGAAAAACCGAATTGCCGTGTCCAATGCCGTCGCCGCCGCCAAAAAGGCTGGCAGCAATGGCGACTGGACCATCGGCCCGGAATACACCGCTCAATCCGACGCCTACGTCCGCAGCCGGGTGCAGACCCCGCTGGCACCGGCCAAGGCCGCGTTCGCCAACGCCGACGATTTCGTCAACACCATGCTGCCCCTGGCCAAGGACGCCGCCGCCCGCATTGGCGTCGATCCGACCGTGCTGGTGGCCCAGGCCGCGCTGGAAACCGGCTGGGGCAAATCGATCATGCGCCAGTCCGATGGCAGCAGCAGTCACAACCTGTTTGGCATCAAGGCGCAGAGCGGTTGGCAAGGGCCTGAAGCCCGCGCCATCACCAGCGAGTTCCGTGACGGCAAGATGGTCAAGGAAACGGCGGACTTCCGTTCCTACGATTCGTACGCAGACAGCTTCCACGACCTGGTGAGCTTCCTGCAGAACAACAATCGCTATCAAGCCACGCTCAAATCGGCCGATAACCCGGAACAGTTTGTGAAAGAGCTGCAGAAGGCCGGTTACGCCACGGACCCGGGCTACGCCAGCAAGATTTCTCAAATCGCGAAACAGATGAAGAGTTACCAGAATTACGCAGCCGCATCGGGCTCTTCCACGACTTTATAA
- a CDS encoding flagellar basal body P-ring protein FlgI: MITFKQLIAAALLSVTAVGAVQAERLKDIASISGVRTNQLIGYGLVVGLNGTGDQTTQTPFTLQTFNNMLSQFGIKVPPGSGTVQLKNVAAVAVYADLPPFAKPGQQIDITVSSIGNSKSLRGGSLLMTPLKGIDGNVYGIAQGNLVVGGFDAEGRDGSKITVNVPSSGRIPGGASVERAVPSGFNQGNSLTLNLNRNDFTTAKRIVDKINDMLGPGVAQAVDGGSVRVTAPLDPNQRVDYLSVLENLEIDPGQTSAKVIINSRTGTIVIGQNVKVSPAAVTHGSLTVTITEDPVVSQPGAFSNGQTAVVPRSKINAQQELHPMFKFGPGTTLDEIVRAVNQVGAAPGDLMAILEALKQAGALQADLIVI; encoded by the coding sequence ATGATCACGTTCAAGCAACTGATAGCGGCCGCGTTACTCTCCGTCACGGCGGTGGGTGCAGTACAGGCCGAGCGTCTGAAGGACATCGCCAGCATTTCTGGCGTGCGGACCAACCAATTGATCGGTTACGGCCTGGTGGTGGGGTTGAACGGTACGGGTGACCAGACCACCCAGACGCCGTTCACCTTGCAGACCTTCAACAACATGCTGTCCCAGTTCGGCATCAAGGTGCCGCCGGGATCAGGCACCGTGCAGCTCAAAAACGTCGCGGCCGTGGCGGTGTATGCCGACCTGCCGCCGTTTGCCAAGCCCGGGCAGCAAATCGACATCACCGTGTCCTCTATCGGTAACTCGAAAAGCCTGCGTGGCGGCAGCCTGTTGATGACCCCGCTCAAGGGTATCGACGGCAACGTGTATGGCATCGCCCAAGGCAACCTGGTGGTGGGCGGTTTTGACGCCGAAGGCCGCGACGGTTCGAAGATCACCGTCAACGTTCCGTCCTCGGGTCGTATTCCTGGCGGTGCGTCGGTGGAACGTGCGGTGCCGAGCGGTTTCAATCAGGGCAATTCGCTGACCCTGAACCTGAACCGCAACGACTTCACCACGGCCAAGCGCATCGTCGACAAGATCAACGACATGCTCGGCCCAGGCGTCGCTCAGGCCGTGGACGGCGGTTCCGTGCGCGTTACGGCGCCGCTGGACCCCAACCAGCGCGTCGATTACCTGTCGGTGCTGGAAAACCTGGAAATCGATCCGGGCCAGACCTCGGCCAAAGTCATCATCAACTCGCGAACCGGCACCATCGTCATCGGCCAGAACGTGAAAGTGTCGCCTGCCGCCGTGACCCACGGCAGCCTGACCGTGACCATCACCGAAGACCCGGTGGTCAGTCAGCCGGGTGCGTTCTCCAACGGCCAGACCGCTGTGGTGCCGCGCTCCAAGATCAATGCCCAGCAAGAGCTACACCCGATGTTCAAGTTTGGTCCTGGCACCACGCTTGACGAGATCGTACGCGCGGTCAACCAAGTGGGCGCGGCCCCCGGCGACTTGATGGCGATTCTCGAAGCCCTGAAACAGGCTGGCGCTCTGCAAGCCGACCTGATCGTGATTTAA
- the flgH gene encoding flagellar basal body L-ring protein FlgH translates to MKRLFVLRLSLLAAPLCGIALLTGCVAPSAKPNDPYYAPVLPRTPLPSAANNGSIYQAGFEQNMYGDRKAYRVGDIITITLSERTAASKAASSGISKTSKTSLGLTSLFGAGVSTNNPVGGGSLSLDAGYEGDRATKGDGKAAQSNSLTGSITVTVADVLPNGILSVRGEKWMTLNTGDELVRIAGLIRADDIATDNTVSSTRVADARITYAGTGAFADSSQPGWFDRFFLSPLFPF, encoded by the coding sequence ATGAAACGGCTTTTTGTATTGCGGCTTTCCCTGTTGGCAGCACCGCTTTGCGGTATCGCGCTGTTGACCGGTTGCGTTGCGCCTTCGGCCAAACCCAATGACCCTTACTACGCGCCGGTGTTGCCACGAACGCCGCTGCCTTCGGCGGCGAACAACGGCTCGATCTACCAGGCCGGTTTCGAGCAAAACATGTACGGCGACCGCAAGGCTTACCGGGTCGGTGACATCATCACCATCACCCTGTCCGAGCGCACGGCAGCCAGCAAGGCGGCCAGTTCCGGCATCAGCAAGACCAGCAAGACCAGCCTGGGCCTGACCTCCCTGTTTGGCGCCGGTGTCAGCACCAACAACCCGGTGGGTGGGGGCAGCCTCAGCCTGGACGCCGGTTATGAAGGTGACCGTGCCACCAAGGGCGACGGCAAGGCCGCACAGAGCAACAGCCTGACCGGTTCGATTACCGTGACCGTGGCCGACGTGCTGCCCAATGGCATCCTGTCGGTGCGCGGCGAGAAGTGGATGACGCTCAACACCGGTGACGAGCTGGTGCGCATTGCTGGGCTGATTCGCGCCGACGACATCGCCACTGACAACACCGTTTCGTCCACTCGCGTGGCCGATGCACGGATCACATATGCCGGTACAGGTGCGTTCGCCGATTCCAGTCAGCCAGGCTGGTTCGACCGATTCTTCCTCAGCCCGTTGTTCCCTTTCTGA
- the flgG gene encoding flagellar basal-body rod protein FlgG, protein MLPALYVAKTGLAAQDTNLTTISNNLANVSTTGFKSDRAEFQDLLYQIKRQPGAQSTQDSELPSGLQLGTGVRIVGTQKNFTAGSLQTTDQPLDMAVNGRGFFQIRQPDGTVAYTRDGTFHLDQNGQIVTSNGYALEPAIVVPQDSQTFTVGEDGTVSITTSANTATPQIIGNIQTADFINPAGLQSQGGNLYLETASSGAPQVGTPGLNGLGVVKQNTLENSNVSTVEELVNMITTQRAYEMNSKVISTADSMLQYVTQNL, encoded by the coding sequence ATGCTTCCGGCACTCTACGTAGCGAAAACCGGTCTGGCCGCCCAGGACACCAACCTGACGACCATTTCGAACAACCTGGCCAACGTCTCGACCACGGGCTTCAAAAGTGATCGCGCCGAATTCCAGGACCTGCTGTATCAGATCAAGCGTCAGCCAGGCGCGCAGTCCACTCAGGACAGCGAACTGCCATCGGGCCTGCAATTGGGTACGGGTGTGCGCATCGTCGGCACGCAGAAGAATTTCACCGCCGGTAGCTTGCAAACCACTGACCAGCCGCTGGACATGGCGGTCAATGGCCGTGGTTTCTTCCAGATTCGCCAGCCCGACGGCACCGTGGCGTACACCCGCGACGGTACTTTCCATCTGGACCAGAACGGCCAGATCGTGACCTCTAACGGCTATGCCCTGGAGCCTGCGATCGTCGTTCCACAGGATTCGCAGACCTTCACCGTCGGCGAAGATGGCACCGTGTCGATCACGACCTCGGCCAACACGGCGACGCCGCAGATCATCGGCAACATCCAGACCGCCGACTTCATCAACCCGGCAGGCTTGCAGTCCCAGGGCGGCAACCTGTACCTGGAAACCGCTTCCAGCGGCGCGCCACAAGTCGGTACGCCAGGCCTGAACGGTCTGGGCGTGGTCAAGCAGAACACCCTGGAAAACTCCAACGTCAGCACCGTTGAAGAGCTGGTGAACATGATCACCACTCAGCGCGCCTACGAGATGAACTCCAAAGTGATCTCGACCGCCGACTCGATGCTGCAGTACGTGACGCAGAACCTGTAA
- a CDS encoding flagellar basal body rod protein FlgF has translation MDKLLYVAMSGASENAIAQKAHANNLANVSTNGFQRDLEQARSMPVFGEVNPSRAYAMSERPGTDFSQGSMIDTGRELDVAVKGNGWMAVQTADGGEAYTRTSSMNIDALGVLRDGNGLPVMGNSGPIAVPPQQQIEIGADGTISVRSLGESPQVMAQIDRIKLVKPDLANMEKGPDGLMHTKDGKPAQVDADVQVESGFLQSSNVNAVEEMTSVLALSRQFELHVKMMKTAEQDDESMARVLQMG, from the coding sequence GTGGACAAGTTGCTTTACGTGGCCATGAGCGGAGCGTCTGAAAACGCCATCGCGCAAAAGGCCCATGCCAACAACCTGGCGAACGTCTCGACCAACGGGTTTCAGCGCGACCTCGAACAGGCGCGCTCGATGCCGGTGTTTGGCGAGGTGAACCCGTCGCGCGCCTATGCCATGAGCGAACGTCCGGGCACCGACTTCAGTCAGGGTTCGATGATCGACACCGGTCGCGAACTCGACGTTGCCGTCAAAGGCAATGGATGGATGGCTGTTCAGACCGCCGACGGCGGCGAAGCCTACACCCGCACCTCCAGCATGAACATCGACGCCCTCGGCGTGCTGCGTGATGGCAATGGTTTGCCGGTCATGGGCAACAGCGGGCCGATTGCCGTGCCGCCTCAGCAACAGATCGAAATTGGCGCCGACGGCACGATCAGCGTCCGCTCGCTGGGTGAAAGCCCGCAAGTCATGGCGCAGATCGACCGCATCAAGCTGGTGAAGCCGGACCTGGCCAACATGGAAAAAGGCCCCGATGGCCTGATGCACACCAAAGACGGCAAACCGGCGCAGGTCGATGCCGATGTGCAAGTGGAATCCGGATTTCTGCAGTCGAGCAACGTCAACGCCGTCGAGGAAATGACCTCGGTCCTGGCGCTGTCCCGTCAGTTCGAACTGCACGTCAAAATGATGAAGACCGCCGAGCAGGACGACGAGTCGATGGCTCGCGTCTTGCAGATGGGCTAA
- a CDS encoding flagellar hook protein FlgE, whose amino-acid sequence MSFNIAISGLNAAHKRMEVAGNNIANVGTTGFKSSRAEFSALYSSSAFGGSRTAVGDGVQLANVSQDFAEGGALSGTGKPLDMRIQGKGFFVMSDNGAVSYTRSGAFHADAENYVIDAHGSRLQGYAVNADGTVISGVRSDLRIEGGSIAPKATSRIERTLNLDAAEASLAAIRTFDANDPTTYTRMTTQTIQDAGVPEIKEVKGKDANGNDLIITHAQPAIPPQDHALNQYFVKLDDNTWTSYVLIDGVNPLDPSSFAPLEVGLHQSSLGRLSMTGTSAAVSVTSDTELSLQGWRPAIQVNGSWVASQAASGGPVALPLTDATGPMLNPADGAMARPVPTFDPADPTTYNKAWTAGIFDSLGNQHLLTQYFVKDGNNSWKTHLLIDGRNPQDPARTDPLTASVLFGSNGEMRSLVAGNGLTVADHKLTLSGWVPGRPLDAGKPGGRWGANGATADASGIVIDLGKLTQHQTASASANLVVNGYAAGEANQLSVDKSGVISMNFSNGQHRKIGQVMLASFANVQGLTPISNTRWTESHASGVANYDAPGAGNLGGIVNQSLEGSNVNLTDQLVELIQAQTAYQANSKTLSTEAELMQTLIRAT is encoded by the coding sequence ATGTCATTCAACATCGCGATCTCCGGATTGAACGCCGCGCACAAACGAATGGAAGTCGCCGGCAACAACATCGCCAACGTCGGCACCACTGGCTTCAAATCATCCCGAGCGGAATTTTCCGCCCTCTACTCATCCTCTGCATTTGGCGGCAGCCGTACCGCGGTCGGCGACGGTGTGCAGTTGGCCAACGTCAGTCAGGACTTCGCCGAAGGCGGCGCGCTTTCTGGCACAGGCAAGCCGCTGGACATGCGCATCCAAGGCAAGGGCTTTTTCGTCATGAGCGACAACGGCGCCGTCAGCTACACCCGCTCCGGCGCCTTCCATGCCGATGCCGAAAACTACGTCATCGATGCCCATGGCAGCCGCTTGCAGGGGTATGCGGTGAACGCCGATGGCACCGTCATCAGCGGTGTGCGCAGCGATCTGAGAATCGAGGGCGGCAGCATTGCCCCCAAGGCGACGAGCCGCATTGAGCGCACGTTGAATCTGGACGCTGCCGAAGCGTCCCTGGCCGCGATCCGCACGTTCGACGCCAATGATCCGACGACCTACACGCGCATGACCACGCAAACGATTCAGGATGCTGGCGTGCCTGAGATCAAGGAGGTGAAGGGCAAGGACGCGAATGGCAACGACCTCATCATTACCCACGCGCAGCCAGCGATCCCGCCGCAGGACCATGCGCTCAACCAGTATTTCGTGAAGCTCGACGACAACACCTGGACCTCGTATGTGCTCATCGATGGTGTGAATCCTCTGGACCCGTCCAGCTTCGCGCCGCTGGAGGTGGGGTTGCATCAATCGTCCCTCGGCCGACTGTCGATGACCGGCACCAGCGCGGCGGTGAGCGTGACCAGCGACACCGAGTTGTCGCTGCAGGGCTGGCGGCCGGCAATTCAGGTCAACGGCAGTTGGGTGGCGAGTCAGGCAGCCAGCGGCGGGCCGGTCGCCTTGCCGCTGACGGACGCCACTGGCCCGATGCTCAACCCGGCCGATGGGGCGATGGCGCGTCCGGTGCCGACGTTCGACCCTGCGGACCCCACGACCTACAACAAGGCCTGGACGGCGGGCATTTTCGACAGCCTCGGCAATCAGCACCTCCTGACTCAATACTTCGTCAAGGACGGCAACAACAGCTGGAAAACCCACCTCCTCATCGATGGTCGCAATCCGCAGGACCCGGCACGCACCGATCCCCTGACGGCCAGCGTGCTGTTCGGCAGTAACGGTGAGATGCGTTCGCTGGTAGCCGGAAATGGCCTGACGGTCGCCGACCATAAACTGACGCTCAGCGGCTGGGTGCCCGGCAGGCCGCTGGATGCCGGCAAGCCGGGAGGGCGCTGGGGCGCAAACGGGGCGACGGCCGATGCAAGTGGCATCGTGATCGACCTGGGCAAACTGACCCAGCATCAGACCGCGTCGGCCAGCGCCAATCTGGTGGTGAACGGTTATGCGGCGGGAGAGGCGAACCAACTGTCCGTCGACAAGAGCGGGGTCATCAGCATGAATTTCAGCAACGGCCAACACCGCAAGATCGGTCAGGTGATGCTCGCCAGCTTCGCGAACGTTCAAGGCCTGACCCCGATCAGCAACACGCGATGGACGGAAAGCCATGCGTCCGGCGTCGCCAATTACGACGCGCCGGGCGCGGGGAATCTGGGGGGCATCGTCAATCAGTCGCTGGAAGGATCAAACGTCAATCTCACCGATCAACTCGTGGAATTGATTCAGGCGCAGACGGCGTATCAAGCCAACTCCAAGACCCTGTCCACCGAGGCAGAATTGATGCAGACGTTGATCAGGGCGACGTGA
- the flgE gene encoding flagellar hook protein FlgE has protein sequence MSFNIGLSGLYAANKSLDVAGNNIANVATVGFKASRAEFADQYAQSIRGTSGGTDVGSGVRTAAVTQQFTQGSLTTGTGRDLDLAINGNGFFMMSNNGEKLYTRAGNFHTDTSGNIIDNNGNRLQGYATDGNGNVMTGVLTDLKIDNSNMAPKATSAISIASNLDSSQLINTGAAFDPADTSTYTSTFSTPIYDDQGNEHTLSQYFRKDAANEWTMYSLIDGRSIDNPATTPPVADVTKLSFDGSGNLLPITTSGPNVTVNATDNTLVINGWKPGQSTLDSTGKTVWVESKATGNATMKLNMLATTQTNAVGGPISKKQDGNYTGQISAMSVDSTGNLFASYTNGQSKVIGQVALTTFANVQGLAPAGGTMWRETYASGIPVTGAPESGTLGNITGSALEESNVDLTGELVQLIKAQSNYQANAKTISTESTILQTTIQMVN, from the coding sequence ATGTCTTTCAATATCGGTCTGAGTGGGCTCTACGCAGCGAACAAAAGTCTGGACGTGGCGGGTAACAACATCGCCAACGTCGCCACGGTCGGCTTCAAGGCCTCCCGTGCGGAATTCGCTGACCAATACGCGCAATCCATCCGTGGCACCTCCGGTGGCACCGACGTGGGCAGCGGCGTGCGTACCGCAGCGGTGACCCAGCAGTTCACCCAGGGTTCGCTGACCACCGGCACCGGCCGTGACCTGGACCTTGCCATCAACGGCAACGGTTTCTTCATGATGAGCAACAACGGTGAGAAGCTGTACACCCGTGCAGGCAACTTCCACACCGATACGTCCGGCAACATCATCGACAACAACGGCAACCGTCTGCAGGGCTATGCCACTGACGGCAACGGCAACGTCATGACCGGCGTGCTGACCGACCTCAAGATCGACAACTCGAACATGGCGCCGAAGGCCACCTCGGCGATTTCCATCGCGTCCAACCTTGATTCGTCCCAGCTTATCAACACCGGCGCGGCGTTCGACCCGGCTGACACCAGCACCTACACGTCGACGTTCAGCACGCCGATTTACGACGATCAGGGTAACGAGCACACCCTGTCCCAGTATTTCCGCAAAGACGCTGCGAACGAATGGACCATGTACAGCCTGATCGATGGTCGGAGTATCGATAACCCGGCAACTACCCCGCCAGTCGCCGACGTCACGAAGCTGTCGTTTGACGGCAGCGGCAATCTCCTGCCCATTACCACGTCCGGGCCCAACGTGACGGTGAACGCGACCGACAACACCTTGGTCATCAACGGCTGGAAGCCAGGCCAGAGCACGCTCGACAGCACCGGTAAGACGGTGTGGGTAGAGAGCAAGGCCACCGGCAATGCCACGATGAAGCTGAATATGCTGGCGACCACCCAGACCAACGCTGTGGGCGGTCCGATCTCCAAGAAGCAGGACGGTAACTACACCGGCCAGATCAGCGCCATGAGTGTTGACTCCACCGGCAACCTGTTCGCCAGCTACACCAACGGCCAGTCCAAAGTGATCGGCCAAGTGGCGCTGACCACCTTCGCCAACGTCCAGGGCCTGGCTCCGGCGGGCGGCACCATGTGGCGTGAAACCTACGCTTCGGGCATCCCGGTCACCGGCGCGCCGGAATCGGGTACGCTGGGCAACATTACCGGTTCTGCGCTGGAAGAATCCAACGTCGACCTGACCGGCGAACTGGTTCAGTTGATCAAGGCGCAGAGCAACTACCAGGCGAACGCGAAGACCATCTCGACCGAGAGCACCATCCTGCAAACCACGATTCAAATGGTTAACTGA
- the flgD gene encoding flagellar hook assembly protein FlgD: MTAVNNDTSSDYLKSLQTATSGKVGDSSTGASTLGKDSFLKLLVTQLQNQNPLDPQDNSQFVAQLAQFSSVESLQNLSTSVDAIGGMYQSSQALQASSLVGRSVIIDGTSTSVDTTKGMTGQAVLPSTSTLTSVKIKDSTGTVVRTLDLGEQKAGTTNFTWDGKNDAGETVPSGNFSFEATGSLDGKNTGLTTYLPATVNSVTMGTAGSPLTLNLANGTNIALTKVQQIGI; the protein is encoded by the coding sequence ATGACGGCTGTAAATAACGACACATCGAGCGACTACCTCAAGTCGCTGCAGACGGCGACCTCGGGCAAGGTTGGCGACTCTTCCACCGGGGCGAGCACGCTCGGCAAGGATTCCTTTCTGAAACTGCTGGTGACGCAACTGCAGAACCAGAACCCGCTGGACCCGCAGGACAACAGCCAGTTCGTGGCTCAGTTGGCGCAGTTCAGCAGCGTGGAAAGCCTGCAAAACCTGAGCACCTCCGTCGATGCCATCGGTGGCATGTATCAGTCGTCGCAAGCGTTGCAGGCGTCGTCTCTGGTGGGTCGCTCGGTGATCATCGACGGCACCTCGACCTCCGTCGACACCACCAAAGGCATGACCGGTCAGGCGGTGTTGCCTTCGACCAGTACCCTCACCTCCGTCAAGATCAAGGACAGCACCGGCACCGTCGTGCGCACCCTGGATCTGGGCGAGCAGAAGGCCGGCACCACCAACTTCACGTGGGACGGCAAGAACGACGCGGGCGAAACCGTGCCTTCCGGCAACTTCAGCTTCGAGGCGACCGGTTCGCTGGATGGCAAGAACACCGGTCTGACCACCTACCTGCCCGCGACCGTCAACAGCGTGACCATGGGCACGGCAGGCAGCCCGCTGACTCTCAATCTGGCCAACGGCACCAACATTGCCTTGACCAAAGTTCAACAAATCGGAATCTAG
- the flgC gene encoding flagellar basal body rod protein FlgC translates to MSLSSVFNIAGSGMSAQNTRLNTVASNIANAETVSSSMDKTYRARHPVFATVFQGQESGGSASLFEDQGQAGTGVQVSGIVEDASNLEARYEPNHPAADKNGYVYYPNVNVVNEMADMISASRSFQTNAEVMNTAKTMMQKVLTLGQ, encoded by the coding sequence ATGTCTCTATCCAGTGTTTTCAATATTGCCGGTAGCGGCATGAGTGCCCAGAACACTCGCCTGAACACCGTGGCCAGTAACATCGCCAACGCCGAAACCGTCTCGTCCAGCATGGACAAGACCTACCGTGCCCGTCACCCGGTGTTTGCCACCGTGTTTCAGGGGCAGGAGTCGGGAGGCAGCGCTTCGTTGTTCGAAGATCAAGGCCAGGCGGGCACCGGCGTGCAGGTTTCCGGCATCGTCGAAGACGCGTCCAACCTGGAAGCGCGTTACGAGCCCAACCATCCGGCGGCTGACAAGAACGGTTACGTGTATTACCCGAACGTCAACGTCGTCAACGAGATGGCAGACATGATCTCGGCCAGCCGTTCGTTCCAGACCAACGCGGAAGTCATGAACACCGCAAAAACAATGATGCAAAAAGTCCTGACCCTCGGTCAGTGA
- the flgB gene encoding flagellar basal body rod protein FlgB, producing the protein MSISFENALGIHEKALNFRAQRAEVLANNITNADTPNYKARDLDFSKVLAAESDKAKNGTFALNTTNSHHIEASGMDAGEASLLYRTPSQPSLDQNTVDTQVENANYAENAIGFQASFTLLNSKFKGLVSALRGE; encoded by the coding sequence ATGAGCATCAGCTTCGAAAACGCACTGGGCATTCACGAGAAAGCGCTGAACTTCCGCGCCCAACGTGCCGAAGTGCTGGCCAACAACATCACCAACGCCGACACGCCTAACTACAAGGCGCGCGACCTGGATTTTTCCAAGGTGCTGGCGGCCGAGAGTGACAAGGCCAAGAACGGCACGTTCGCCTTGAACACCACCAACAGCCACCACATCGAAGCCAGTGGCATGGACGCCGGCGAAGCGAGCCTGCTGTACCGCACGCCGTCGCAGCCGTCGCTTGACCAGAACACCGTCGACACTCAGGTCGAGAACGCTAATTACGCGGAAAACGCCATTGGCTTCCAGGCCAGCTTCACCCTGCTCAACAGCAAGTTCAAAGGGCTGGTTTCAGCCCTGCGCGGAGAGTAA
- the cheR gene encoding protein-glutamate O-methyltransferase CheR: protein MSTGNLDFEQFRVFLEKACGILLGENKQYLVSSRLNKLMEQQGIKSLGELIQRIQSQPRSGLREQVVDAMTTNETLWFRDTYPFEVLKSKVLPEQIKASPGLRPRIWSAACSSGQEPYSLSMSIDEFERSNPGQLKAGAQIVATDLSGSMLNNCKTGEYDSLAIGRGLSPDRLQRYFDQKTPGRWTVKTPIKSRVEFRSFNLLDSYAALGKFDIVFCRNVLIYFSAEVKKDILLRIHATLKPGGYLFLGASEALNGLPDHYQMVQCSPGIIYQAK, encoded by the coding sequence ATGTCTACAGGTAATTTGGATTTTGAACAGTTCCGGGTCTTCCTGGAAAAAGCCTGTGGCATTTTGCTGGGTGAAAATAAGCAGTATCTGGTGTCCAGCCGCCTGAACAAGCTGATGGAGCAGCAGGGCATCAAGTCGCTGGGTGAGTTGATCCAGCGTATCCAGAGCCAGCCCCGCAGTGGTTTGCGTGAGCAGGTGGTGGACGCGATGACCACCAACGAAACGTTGTGGTTTCGCGACACCTATCCGTTCGAGGTGCTCAAGAGCAAGGTCTTGCCGGAGCAGATCAAGGCCAGCCCTGGCTTGCGTCCACGCATCTGGTCGGCGGCCTGTTCGTCGGGGCAGGAGCCGTACTCGTTGTCGATGTCGATCGATGAGTTCGAGCGCAGCAATCCGGGGCAATTGAAGGCCGGTGCGCAGATCGTCGCGACGGACCTGTCGGGCAGCATGTTGAACAATTGCAAGACGGGCGAGTACGACAGCCTGGCGATTGGCCGTGGGCTCTCGCCCGATCGCCTGCAACGCTATTTCGATCAGAAAACGCCCGGCCGCTGGACCGTCAAGACGCCGATCAAAAGCCGGGTCGAGTTCCGTTCGTTCAACCTGCTGGACAGCTATGCGGCGCTGGGTAAATTCGACATCGTGTTTTGCCGGAACGTGTTGATCTACTTTTCCGCCGAGGTGAAGAAGGACATCCTGCTGCGCATTCATGCGACGCTAAAGCCGGGCGGGTATCTGTTCCTCGGGGCGTCGGAGGCATTGAACGGTTTGCCGGATCATTACCAGATGGTGCAGTGCAGCCCGGGGATCATTTACCAGGCCAAGTGA